DNA from Schistocerca americana isolate TAMUIC-IGC-003095 unplaced genomic scaffold, iqSchAmer2.1 HiC_scaffold_1492, whole genome shotgun sequence:
CACGTGACAATCGGTATGACACGCTTTACTTGTGTTTGTAAGTATATATCAGCTGACGTGCGACAACCAGCTAATGTTTGCAGATACGGCACGTGTTCGGACAGCTGTCACTCTAAATAAACACTACCATCCTCCTCACGTACACGGCACATTCAATTTCACTTTTAACACAAATTCATACTAACCCTTTTTAGCTGTGAGTTTTTAATGTTCTGAAGTTCATTTCTTATGATGTTGAACTTCATCATAGTATCGGAACCAAATATAGACGATCCGAAAGCGAAGCCAGGATAATCGGCGCATCTCCTCTGTCGAATTATTTCTCTTTCGGCGATGACTTCTGTTCTCTCGCTTGTGCAACGCAGGCGTGAGAGTTCTTCGGTCTCGGGGTCGTGCGCTTCTTCAGGGTCACTTTGGCTGCTACCTTCAGCAGCTGGTCTCTCTATGTTTCGTATGTCTACGTTTGGATCATCTTCACTTGGCGGCGGCGTCAGAAGTGGGACAGAAGTTGAATGCTGCTGTAGCGGCTGCGTTCTGGTGCTGTCATCTCTGCTGCCAGTGTTGCCATGGAGCCGATTCGTAACACTTTCCTCTGCGACGGAGACGCTAGTTGTGCTTGCAGAATTAGCGGTCGCTAAGGCCTCTGAAATTCTTCGACGAGCGCGATTGCGCTCGACCAAGGGGCTTCTGGCTGCCGGATGCCGACTTAATCCCCTGCCCCTGGGGGGTGTCAAGCTGTCGTTTCCAGACGGTAATTGTGGAGACCTTAAACTTCCTCTTCCAGGACTGTCAGCCATAGCCGTCAGCACCCCACGGCTGCCATCTTGGACTGCTGACGCTCCCACGGCGCTGTCTTGCGCTCCGCGCGCTGCGCCGCGGCCGCGCCGCCAACCACCGCGGCCACCGCCTCTCCGGTGCTGCCGCCAGCGGCGGTTGTGGTAACCCTGTTGAGGTTGGTGTTCCCGTGCGGGTGGCGCACCGCCGCGGCGTCCACCCGAACTACCCGACGCGTCTGCCATTTGTCGACGGCGCGAAGTTACCGCGAGCGGGGTTCGAACCGCGACATTCCCGTTGCGGCGCGGCATTGCCGGCCGACCGGCGACGGAGCACTGGCCTCATCCCTTGGCATTAGCGACGACGAAAACCGCGTGACTAAGGGGGCCATAGATGATGACTCGTGCGGTAAATCTGAACACACTACCCCACCCCTCCCATGTCCCGACCACCCCTAACACCGCCACTTCCAGCTGATGGGTTTTCCGCCTGGAACGCAGCTGTCGTTCCTGCTATAGTGCAGACGGCCGACTGGTAGTCGTGGAGGGGACTCGCGCCCACTGGCCAGCCGCCATATTTGGCTCGTGACGATGCCCCCCACTGAGGCACACGAGCTATTTTCTGCCCCGAAAGACGCCCCTCGACAAAATTAGAACAGATCCTGCTCGAGTTACATGCGCGCGCGCCTGCGCCGAATACTGGAGTGACCGCACCACCCGAACGGACCACACCGATTGCAGCACACACTCCGCACAACCAAGGGAACTGTCGTAAGGATCCCGACATGAACTTAATCCCCAAGTACTTTGAGAGGGATTAGCTGCAGTAAAGAACAACCAACGGATCATGTGTGAGAAGATAAACAGCGAACTCCACATGCGCAAGTGAAAATTTTATCCTAGCCACGGCGCATAAAACTAATACATTCATTGCTCCCTGCCTCTACATATTAAAAATAAAGCGTATCGAAAGatttttcatttcaggttttcctTCGTGTAAATAGGCCCATAAATTAACCATTTTGTTATCCACTCAACCAATGTTGAGAGTAaaatcctctttcattcctattaAACGCTCATTGTGGGAAATTCTGGAGCAATTTTACGGAGGACAACGGAATGTATTTTTGTTGGATTGCATTTGTCTGTTCAGGAAGGACGTGAGAGTTTTACAATGacgcctcccccctctccctcctcccctctctctctctctctctctctctctctctcctctctctctctctctctctctctctgggcatGTCAATAAACACGCTTTCATGTAATGCGTACTATCATACTGCTAAGTTGCTAGCTTCTTAAATCTTCAGTGCTTTGcaatacaaagaagaaaaaaaaacagcgatATATAAAGTAGTAAAGTTTTCTTTCGTGCTCTAAAATCGTGTTCACCTCATAGATCATACAAGCCAGCTGAAGAACAGGTTGAACGGATCAGGGAAACATTCATCAGAAGCCCTCAACGTCTTGTGCCAGCGCGAGCTAGGATTTCCACGACCAACTCTCTAGCACGTGCCGAGAGAATGCAGATGGAACTACATCGGATTCATGTTCACCAAGCCATTAGCGCAGATGTGTGACGTCGATGTGGACACAATGGAGCAAGTGAAAGCTGTATTGTACTATGGACTGGTCGCGTGCCGTGTGACTAATGGTTCACACATTGACATTTGCAAACCATGACAGTCAAAACAACTTCATGAGTTATTTCCATGCATGCAATTATATAATATCTCTACTCAAATATTTTGTTGAATCACTTTAAAGCTTTTAGATCCTTTTTAAAAACATTGTAAAGCCTTTTAAGTCTCATTTTGCAGGTGGAAATATAGCAGTTTCCTTGGTACGATCCCGTAGCTGATGGTCGCTAGGGCAACCACGGAAACCAATTAGGATGACAGATTTTAACCAAGTCTTCCTggtatgaggccaatttttaacaTGAGCACCATCTCTCTCAGTTTATTACAACGACTAGACAATATACCCTTGTGACTAATAGAAGCCCCTGTGTATGATCACGAGGTTTGTTcagaaaaaaactattttttttaacattattaattttacAGATTGTCGGTCattcccttcaaagtaatcccctatACACACTTTTCCTAGCGGTGTTGCCATTCGGCGAAGCAGCCCTGGATAGCTTCATTTGACACGGCATTTATGATATCTGATGAATTTGATTCGATATCCTCAATACTTTGAAAACGGTTTTAATTTTGGAAATAAGAATTCTCAGGAAGCCAGCTCTAGCTAGTAAGGAGGCTGCAGGAGGGAAGTCATCTGATTTTTGGCACAACTGATGAACTGAGAAATGATTGTGAGGGTGTGCTGTCATGGTGCAACAACTGTGGTCTCTTTTTTGCGGATATTTTCACGTAACTGCTGCAAAATGCCTTTTGACAGCACATGCGGTTCACTGGTTCACCTTGCTCAATTCCAATGAAGTCGGAAAAAGCAACGATCACCGCTGACATTGGATCGGTACTGACGTGCTGTCTTGGGGATCTTTGCCAATCATTGTAAGGACTGAACTATTTTCACAATGTCGTAGCCGTAAACCTAGATTTCGTGACCGTTCTGAGCCTTTGTTTGACCGTTATGATCCTTTGCTTGAATTTTGCATTGTCATTGGCCAATGGCTTGCTCGTGGAGTTCCTAAAGAACGTCCATTACTTTCTTTCTCTTGTGTCAAACGAGGCACATTTTTTCTGCAACTCTACGCTTGTTCAGTTTTTCCGTCAAAATATCATGGAATGACCCACTTCAGATGGTAAGGACCTCTGCAATTTCTCAGACAATCTGCGATTTGCACGCACCAGATAGTTGATTTTCTGAACATGAAAGTCACAAGTTGAAGCGGAAAGCCTTCCCAATCGAGGATCATCTTCAGCTGACAGACGACCACTTTTAAATCGTGAAAACCATTGTAACATCGCTTTCGACCCAGAGACCATATCCGTAAGCTTGTTGTTGAAGTTGAAATGTTTCTgagaaaaattttcagagttacacGTGAAATTTTACGTTGCATAGTTGCTTCAGAAAATCGCCAGTAACAAACACGTTGTACTCAATACCACGAAAATTAACGAGACAACACTCAAAAAACACATGCTTACAAAGGAGGTAATGCTCAGGTTAGTACTGCCAACCGCATATCACTAAGATCTCCATTGTGCCCAATTCAGAACGTTAGATTATTTTCTGAATAGACCTCGTATGATATGGCTGAATGACGTACACAACACCTTTACACACGACAACTGAGGGAACACGAAGATGTAATTTTGGAAAACAATTTTGGCTGTCGTATTTTTACATGTTAGTCCAGAATCTATTTTGCTAATCCGACCAAATATCGTTTtttactatcagttttataagaGAGTTGTGTCCGTCAATTAACTGCTCCAATTTCATCAGCGCAGTTAATTGAGGTAGTACTCTCATAACCTTAGTAGTGTGTTCGGTTTTCTTATTGATGTCCGTCACGTCTTGAGGAGGCGGCATATTTTACACCAAGAAGAGAGATCTCATCAAGTACTGTAACCCAGTTAATGCGTACGTATTACATCTTCTGAGGTCACACGCCTCGTGGAACGGAAGTGCAAAGTGGTCACTGGTGGAAGACCGTTGAACTAACATTTGGAAAACTTGGAAAGCGTAGGAAACTTtcaaatgagtaaaagtaaagatgcagtgcgagagagagagagagagagagagagagagagagagacagagagagactgaggaggggggggggggggggggacatcgcgGCAGACCTTTCCATGAACACAGCCTCGGAGCCTTAACGCATAACGCCTGCTAAGATGTTCTCGGAAGCGTTGTTTGCAGAAGCCACAATCCTCTGGCACGCTGAGGCTGAGGAATTTCTCGGCGCCTGGATTCCGACCCCTCGTTTCCGGCGTCTCTACAGGGCGCGGTAAATTTAGATAACGGATCCGCCCCTGATTCATGAAGCGTGACTCACGAGACGATGTGTGTCCATAAGTTGCCTTTCTTGCGGCTTAGGAATACAAAGGGGTTCCTATCCCAAATGGAAGCACGCCTCCATTTGGTATAAGCGGCTGTTTGATAGAAACAAAATCCGATTAATGACTAAGctgttttacaaaattatttattttgactAAGAGGAGCTTGTGCAGTTTCTGGCAGCTCTTAATCGCCACACGAACGTTAAAGAAATGTTTGCGGAATTGCGGAGATAGGCAAGGGAATTATTGCGCTTTCAGTGAAGACGGGTGAATTCCGAATATCGGAGTTGGAAACAGCCAGTACAGTGTCTCGTCGAGAGCATATCACACTGTACTCTTATTCGTTCTTCGAGAGGGCTACAGAGATCAAGTCAGGATTCGTGTCAAGAGCACACTGGACGTACAAATACGCACCGCATATTGAATTTTTAAGTAAATTAGTGGAGCACATTTACACGTACTACAAAGCAAAGCAACGGTTTGAAACATTGATTTCGAATTTGATTTTCATCTCTCAGACTCATATTCGGATTTACTGCTGCTACTTCATTCTGGAGGCATGATTTGCTCGAACGACTTTCCATGAACAGTATCTTACAATAAATTTGACCTAAGTGTTGCAACATTTATACAGCAAACTTTTCGACAACTATGCCTAGTATTTTCCGCCCGGACATTCACCCATCCAACACAATATTCGTGCCTGCAGCGATATTTAGTGACGGAACACTGACACTaaagaaatacactgaggtgacaaaagtcgtgggataaccATATGCACATTTGCAGATGGCAAtggcatcgcgtacacaaggtatgggAGGGCAATGCACTGACGGAggtgacatttgtactcaggtgattcatgtgaaatgatttccgacgtgattatggacgcacgacaggaattaaaagactttgaacacggaatggtagatgGAACTAGACGCAGGGAACGTtctatttcggaaatagttaggtaaATGAATATTCCGAGGTTCACAGTGTCTAGTGtcccgagaataccgaatttcatgACGGCCTTCGCTAAACGACCGTTGTCAGTGTTAACATGGTGTGGAGCGACTGCAGCAGTCCATGTGGGACAtatggcgaaatttgacgttaattggctatgacaacagaagaccgacgcgagtggctttgatgcagcgcctctcctgggctcgtgacagtaattgttggaccctagacgactggaaaactgtgccctagttagatgagtcccgatttcaagtggtaagagctgatggtagcggtCGAGTGTGCGCAGACCTCGCGAAGTCGTGGactcaagttgttaacaaggcactgggAAAGCTGGTGGGGACTCCATAACGGCgtaggctgcgtttacatggaatggactgggtcctctggttcaactgaaccgatcttgGACTGGAggtggttatgttccgctactttgagaccatctgcagccattcgtggactttttgttcccaaacaacgatgaaatttttattgttGACAACACGCTATGTCACCTGGTCACAATTGCTCGGGATTGGTTTGCAGAACAAAGAATTCGAGTGAACGATCTggcaacccagatcgcccgacatgaatcccaggtAACATTATGCGACGTAATCGAgatgtcatttcgtgcacaaaatcttgcaacggcaacatttccgcaattatggacaactatagaggcagcatggttcaatattttcgcaggggacttccaagtacttcatgctacgtcgagttgctgctccaTGCCGGtttaaaggagatccgacacgatattaggaggtatcccacgacattTGTCGCCTCTGTGTATATCTCCCGGGGGGTACTTTCTAAATACGTAGTAAGACACTgagggaagaggaaagggaggtggGGCGGGGGAGGCGGCGATTACGCAACCAGTTGACAGATGGTCGGGATATTTCCGAAAGCAATTCAGCGCAAAAAGATGCCTGCTTCTGGCGACAAATGCTCCTTGGAATAGACGTTTTCGCCAGACCGTAAACCATGAGAAGGAAATTTTTCTTTGCTTCTAAACACTTCCTCTGTGTAGCCAATTTTAATGCCTCACGCAGCTGGTGGACTACTGAAGTTGGGTGCAAGAAGAGCGAAAAGTAAAATGTCTAATTTACTTGTGGTGGTTCTCTAGTCTTTTCGTATCACTTACGGAATGGGTAAGGCGTTCTTTAAATATATTCTAAATGTTGAATGACAGTAT
Protein-coding regions in this window:
- the LOC124569425 gene encoding uncharacterized protein LOC124569425; this encodes MPRRNGNVAVRTPLAVTSRRRQMADASGSSGGRRGGAPPAREHQPQQGYHNRRWRQHRRGGGRGGWRRGRGAARGAQDSAVGASAVQDGSRGVLTAMADSPGRGSLRSPQLPSGNDSLTPPRGRGLSRHPAARSPLVERNRARRRISEALATANSASTTSVSVAEESVTNRLHGNTGSRDDSTRTQPLQQHSTSVPLLTPPPSEDDPNVDIRNIERPAAEGSSQSDPEEAHDPETEELSRLRCTSERTEVIAEREIIRQRRCADYPGFAFGSSIFGSDTMMKFNIIRNELQNIKNSQLKRVSMNLC